The sequence below is a genomic window from Lysobacter stagni.
GCTGCAGGCTTTCGCGCTCGATGGCCTCGAAGCCGGAGCCGATGATGCATTCGGTGGAGCCGCCGCCGATGTCGATCACCAGGCGCAGCTCGCCGGGCTTGGCGGGCTGCGCGTGGGCGACGCCAAGGTAGATCAGACGCGCCTCCTCGCGGCCGGCGACGACTTCGATCGCGTGCCCCAGCGCGGTTTCGGCAGGCATCAGGAACGCCTGCGGTACCGCCAGGCGACGCACCGTGTTGGTGGCGATGGCGCGCACGCGCTGCGGCGGAATGTCGCGGATGCGCTGGCCGAAACGCGCCAGGCATTCGAGTGCGCGCTGGCGCACTTCCGGGGTGAGCCCGCCTTTGCGGTCCAGGCCCTCGGCCATGCGGACGGTTTCGCGCAGGCGGTCGACGATGCGCAGCTGGCCCAGCACGTAACGCGCCACGACCATGTGGAAACTGTTGGACCCCAGGTCCACGGCGGCGAGCAGATCGCCGTCGACGAGCGGCAGTTTGCTGGTGGGGAAGGCGTCGCTCATGCGTACATGATCCCCGTTAAGGTGAGGCGCCGTCCATCCCGGGCCGTATCGGCACCGTCAGCCGCAGATCTTGGCCAGCAGCGAGGACTGGGCCGAGTGCGGCGCGGCGCCCTCGGCAGGGGTCACCCGCTCGTAGTCGCCATCCGGCAACAGCGTCCATGCACTGCAGTTGTCGGCCAGGTAGTTCGACAGCGCCTCCTCGTACACGCGGGCTGCCAGCTCGGGCGCGAGGACCGGGAAGCCGGTCTCGATGCGCCGCAGCAGGTTGCGTTCCAGCCAGTCGGCGCTGGAGCAGAACAGGTCGGGCGAGCCGTCGTTGGCGAACCAGTAGACGCGGTGGTGCTCCAGGAAGCGTCCGACGATCGAGCGCACGCGGATGTTCTCCGAGATGCCCGGCAGGCCCGGTCGCAGCGTGCACGCGCCACGCACGATGAGGTCGATCTGCACGCCTGCCTGCGAGGCCAGGTACAGCGCACGCACCACCTGCGGTTCGTTCAGTGCGTTCATCTTGGCGATGATGCGCGCCGGCTTGCCGGCCTTGGCGTGCCTGGTCTCGCGATCGATGCGCTTGAGCACGCCGGCATGCAGGGTGAAGGGCGACTGCAGCAGGCGCTTGAGCTTGATCGTCGGCGCCAGCCCGGAGAGCTGCTGGAAGATCAGGTGCACGTCGTTGCCGATGTCCGGGTCGGCGGTGAACAGGCCAAAGTCGGTGTACAGGCGCGCGGTGCCGCTGTGGTAGTTGCCGGTGCCCAGGTGCACGTAGCGGCGCAGCTTGCGGCCTTCGCGGCGCACGATGAGCATCATCTTGGCGTGCGTCTTGTAGCCGACCACGCCGTACACCACCTGCACGCCGGCGTCCTGCAGGCGATCGGCCAGGCCCAGGTTGGCTTCCTCGTCGAAGCGCGCGCGCAGTTCGACCACCACGGTGACGTCCTTGCCGTTGCGCGCGGCCTGCACCAGCGAGTCGACGATCGATGAGTCCTTGCCCGTGCGGTACAGCGTCTGCTTGATGGCCAGCACGTTGGGATCTTCGGCCGCCTGCTTGAGCAGCTCCAGCACCGGCGCGAACGAATCGAAGGGATGGTGCAGCAGCACGTCGCCTTCGGACACCTTCTCGAACATGCCTTCCATGCTCGACAGCAGGTGAGGCTGGAACGGCGGGAATTTCAGGTCCGGCCGCTGCACCAGGTCGTAGACCTGGGTGACGCGGTTGAGGTTGACCGGGCCGTTGATCCGGTACACCGCGTTCTCGGTGAGGTCGAAGTTCTCCAGCAGCGTGCGCACGATGTCGTCGGGGCACTGCTCGGCGATCTCCAGCCGCACCGCACGCAGGTAACCACGGCCGACCAGTTCATCGCGCAGCGCGAGTGCCAGGTTCTCGACCTCGTCCTCGTCGACGATCAGTTCCGAGTTGCGGGTCACGCGGAACTGGTAGGCGCCCTTGACCTGCATGCCCGGGAACAGCTCGTCGACGAAGGCCGACAGCACGGCCGACAGGAACACGAAATCGTGCTGGCCGCCGGACACTTCTTCCGGGACCTGGATGATGCGCGGCAGTGAGCGCGGCGCGCGCACGATGGCCAGGTGCCCCTCGCGGCCGAACGCATCCTTGCCCTTGAGCACGACGACGATGTTCAGCGACTTGTTGAGGATCTTCGGGAACGGATGCGCCACGTCCAGGCCCAGCGGCGACAGCACCGGCATGATCTCGTCGCGGAAGTATTCGCGCAGCCACTGCGTCTGCTGTTCGCTCCAGCCGTCGCGGTGCATCACGCGCACGCCGGCTTCGGCCAGCGCCGGGCGCACCACGTTGTTCCAGCAGTCGTACTGCGCCTGCACCAGCTGTGCGGCGCGGTCGTGGATGCGCGAGAGCACGGTCGCCGGTGAAAGCCCATCGGGCCCCGGCGGCACGCCCAGGTCCTGCGCATGGCGCAGCGTACCGGCGCGGATCTCGAAGAATTCATCCAGGTTGGTGCAGGAGATGCACAGGTAACGCAGTCGCTCCAGCAACGGAACCTGCGGGTCCAGTGCTTGCGCCAGCACGCGGAAGTTGAAGTCCAGCTGCGACAGTTCGCGATTGAAGTACAGACTGCTGTCGCGCAGCGGATCGGATTCGAGCGTCGCGTCGACGATGGCGGCGTTCATGGCAAAGCCTCCAGGGAGTGCGCGAAATCCTCGCGCGGGCGCACGCGTTCGGCGCCGAAATGACAGGAAAAGGTACTGCCGCGCCCGACTTCGCTGGTGATCTCCAGCCTTGCCTGGTGCAGGTTCAGCACGTGCTTGACGATGGACAGCCCCAGGCCGGTGCCACCGCTTTCGCGCGAGCGGCTGGTCGAAACGCGGTAGAAGCGCTCGGTGATGCGCGGCAGATGCGCGGGCGGGATGCCATAACCGCTGTCCACCACCTCCAGCACCACGCCCTTGTCCTCGGGACGGAAGCGGATGCGGATGGTGCCGCCCGCCGGCGTGTAGCGCACGGCATTGCTGACCAGATTGGAGAACGCGCTGTGCAGTTCCTTGTTGGAGCCCCACAGGTCCACGCCCGCCGCGTCCTCAAGGATCACTTCATGACGGCCCTGGCTGAGGGCGACCGCTTCACGGCGCAGCGTCGCCAGCATCGGCGCCATCGCCACGGTTTCCTCGCCCGGCAGGCTTTCCTGCGATTCCAGGCGCGAGAGCATCAGCAGGTCCTCGACCAGCTGCGTCATGCGCTGCGATTGGCGCTGCATCTCGGCCAGCATCGGTGCCCAGTCGGGATGCTCGTCCGGGTCGAGCATGTCGAGGTAGCCGTGCACGACCGTCAGTGGCGTGCGCAGTTCGTGCGACACGTTGGCGACGAAGTCGCGGCGCATCTGTTCCAGTTGCAACAGGCGGCTGACGTCGCGCGCGACCAGCATCCACAGGTCGTCCGAGTACGGGATCAGGCGCAGGCTGAGCGTGGCGGCCGGAAGCCATGGCGAGGCGACTTCCAGCGTCTCCGCGTTGCGGCCCGATGCCAGCCAGTGTGAAAGCTGCAGCGGTTGCAGGCGTTGTGCGAGCGGCGCGCCGATGTCGCGCGGGTAGCGCAGCTGCAGCAGGCCGGTGGCCGATTCGTTGAACCACTGGATCCGCTGGCTGTTGCGTTCGACCACGACGATCGCGTCGGGCATGGCGGCGGCCGCGGCGCGGTAGGCGCGCAGCATCTCGATCAGGCGCTTCTTGCGGGCCCGCATTTCCTGCTGGCTGCGGTGGAGCAGGCGGTCCAGCTCGTTCCAGATGCCTTCGCCCAGCGGCGGTTGCAGGCGTTGGCGCGCGGTCAGGCGCAACAGCACATGGCGCAGGCGCCAGTAGTGCCAGGCGACCACGCCCAGGGCGGCCAGCGTCACTACCGGCCAGGGGTACCCGATCAACAGGCCCACGACCGCGGCCGTCGCCAGGATCAGGGCAAGCTGGCCAAGGGTGCGGAACCAGGCGGAACGGGCGCGAGGGGGCATGTCAGGCCGGGATTCGGGAGCAGGGGTGCGGAAGGGCGATGGAGCGGTGGGGCGACATCATCTGGATGGTACTGGTGTCGCCACCGGCTTTTACGACACTCCGATCCCGGTTCCCGAACCCGTGACTCACGCCTCCACCGACGCGGAGAAGCGGTAACCGGCGCCGCGCACGGTCTGCACCATGCCGTCGAGCTGATGCGGCTCCAGCGTCTTGCGCAGGCGGCGGATGTGCACGTCGACCGTGCGCTCCTCCACGTAGACGCTGCCGCCCCATACGTGATCGAGCAGCTGCGTGCGTGTATAGACGCGCTCGGGGTGGGTCATGAAGAAGTGCAGCAGGCGGTATTCGGTGGGGCCGATCTGCACCGGCTGGTCGCCCTCGGCGACGTGGGCGAACACGCGGTGCGCCGCGCCGTCGATGCGCAAGGGACCGACCGCGACGCTGCCGTCCTCGTCGTCCTCGCGCGAGCGGCGCAGCACCGCGCGGATGCGGGCCAGCAGTTCGCGTGCGGAGAAGGGCTTGACCACGTAGTCGTCCACGCCGGCTTCCAGGCCGCCGACACGGTCGTTTTCCTCACCGCGGGCGGTGAGCATGATGATCGGGATCTCGCGGGTGAGCTGGTCCTTGCGCCAGCGGCGGGCGAGCTCCAGGCCGCTGGTGCCGGGCAGCATCCAGTCCAGGAGGATCAGGTCGGGCACACGGTCGGCGATGGCGGCCTGCGCCTCGCGTGCGTCGCCGGCATGCACCGGCTCGTATTCGCCCTTGCGCAGCGCAAAGGACACCATGTCACGGATGGCGGGTTCGTCTTCGACGATCAGGATGCGCTTCTGCACGCGCGGTCACCGGGGAGCGGAGGAGGGGGCCTTCGGAAGCCGCGTCAGTACACTACCGTTTTATGACGGGCGCATGACACCGTCATCCCCGCGGCGCCACAGGCGTTCAGCGCCGTCCCAGTTCCTCGTCGCGCACGCCCTGGCGCTTGAGTTCCAGCACCGTCGGCGTGATCGCGGCGATGCGCGCCTCGATCCGGGCGCGGGCGTAGTAGTCCAGGTCCGCGCGACGCTTCAGCGTATTCAGCTGGACCAGCGCCTGTTCCGGGCGACCGTTCAGATAGGCCGCTTCGGCATAGGCCTCGCCGGCACGGACCGGGTCGCCGGCGATCTCGCAGGTCCGCGCGAACAGACGCTGGAAGATCGCGTCGTTGGCGGAGCTGCCCAGCAGCGGGCGCAGGATGGCCTGGGCACGCTTGCCGGCCTCCGCGGTGTTGCGCTCGGCCAGGACATCGGCGTAGGTGAGCACGACGGCGCGGTTGGTCGGGGTCTGGCGCAGCAGGCTCTCGAAACGCGCATCGGCCGACGCCGCGCGACCGCTCTTGGCTTCGGCCTCGGCCAGGGCCAGGGTGAGCCAGGTGTCGCCGGGGTGGCGCTGCAGCAGCGTGTTGAGTTCGGTGGCGGCCGCCGGGGCCTGGCTGGCTTTCAGGCGCGCGAAGGCCAGGCCGTAGCGCTGGGCGTCGCTGCGCTTGCTCTCGTCGCCCATGCGCTCGTACTCGCGGATGGCGTCGGCGGGGGTGTTCGCGCTGAGTACGCGCAGGCGTTCGCGGGCGTAGTCGAAGCGCCCGGTGCCGCCGGCACCCGAGGCGGCGCCGGCGAGGTTGGCGGTCAGGCCGGGCGGCAACAGCGGGTTGACCGTGCCCTCGCTGGGGAACTGCGGGCGCGGGGCGCTTTCCTTGTTGCACTGGGCCGGGCCGTCCGGATCGCGCACGCACACCTCGCTGGTGCCACGCTCGCGGCGGATGCGTGCCGCGCGCTCCTTGGCCTCGGTGATGCGGGTGATGGTGACCGGGTGCGTCATCAGCCAGTCCGGCGATTCGCCCCAGTAGTTGGCGCCGTTGCTGCGCGAGCGCGCCTGCATGATGGTGAAGAAGTCGGCCATCGCCTCCGGGTCGTAATCGCTGCGTGCCAGCGTCTGGATGCCCAGGCGGTCGGCCTCGGATTCGTTGGAGCGCGTGTAGTCGATCTGGCGCTGCTGCATCAGGCCCATCGCGCCGGCCATGGCCGCCTGCGCGGCATCGTCGGAGGAATTGCCGCCGGCGGCCTGCGCCGCGACGATCGCGCCCAGCATCGCCAGCAGGATCGGCAACTGGTCGCGCTGGGCGCGCTCGGCGCCGCGCAGCACGTGCTGCTGCGTGACGTGCGCGATTTCGTGCGACAGGACGCCCGCGACTTCATCCTCGCGATCGGCCGCCAGGATCAGGCCGGAGTTCACGCCGATGTAGCCGCCCAGGGTGGCGAACGCGTTGATCTGGCGCTCGCGCAGCATGAAGAAGGTGAAGGGCTGGCGTGGCCGGTCGCTGTTCGCGGCCAGACGCGTGCCCAGGGTGTCGAGCCAGCTGTCGATCAGCGGGTCTTCTAAGAGGTAGTCGTAATGGCGCAGCTGCGCCAGCATCATCGCGCCGTATTCCTCCTGCTGGCGCGGCGTCAGCAGTTCACCGGCCGACGAACCGATGTCGGGCAGGTTGGCTTCCTGCGCCGGCGCGCAGACGCTGGCGACAGCGAGGGTGAGGGCAGCGGTGAGCAGGGCGATGCGACGCAAATGGAAGGTCCCTCTGTAGCCGGTCGGGCTCCCGCAGGATGCGGCGGTAGGCCCGGACCGGGATGAATCGCCGTTTAATCCAGCCGGCGGGATGCGATCCTGCGCGCATCCACGTTACGGCAGTGTTCCGCAGGCGGGGTGGAAATGCCTGCGTCGCGAGCCCATATTCGACCACAGCCGCATCCGCGAGTTCACACGCAGGAGTTCCGCTTGAGCAGTACCGCTTCCACCCCCGTCGCCGACACCGCCGCCAAGGGCCCCGAGATCGTCATCTATACCACCGCGATCTGCCCGTATTGCGTCGCCGCCAAGAACTTCCTGAAGAGTAAAGGGCGCGAGTGGACCGAGGTCCGCATCGACCTGGAGCCGGCAGAGCGCGAAAAGATGGTCGCCCGCGCACGGCGCACCAGCGTCCCGCAGATCTTCATCGGCGATACCCACGTGGGCGGGTACGACGACATGATCGCGCTGCATCGCTCCGGCGGGCTGGAACCGCTGCTGGCGGGCTGACACCGCATCACCATTGGATGCCTTCCCGGAACGGGTGGGCCTCCGGACGCGTGACGCATGTGCGTCCGCGGGACGATTACCCCTTGGCCTTCCCGCCGCTGCGCCCGCGCGACGTAAGGCCGTCCTTCTCCGAAACATGAACCCGGGATCCCCATGAGCACCGAAAACGACCGCGTCGCCGAATTCACCGCCTTCCGCAAGCGCATGAACGAACGCATCCTGGCCGAGCCCAACCAGGTCGTGCGCCGTTTCTTCGCGCTGGACACGCAGACCTACCAGGCCGGCGCGCTGGACGTGAAGACCAAGGAACTGCTGGGCCTGGTGGCTTCCATGGTGCTTCGTTGCGACGACTGCATCAGCTACCACGTCGCCCAGTGCAAGGAAGCGGGCGTGAACCGCGACGAGATGTTCGAGGCGTTCTCGGTCGGGCTGGTCGTCGGCGGCTCGATCGTGATCCCCCACCTGCGCCGTGCGGTCGATTTCCTGGACCGTCTGGAGCAGGGCGAGGCGACCGCTCCGGACGGCCACGACCACGGCTGACCGGGCGCCTGAACCCGCTCAGGGCCGGGCCGGGGACCGGAACGGCCGGCAGGCGCGCCTCCGCAAAGCCCGCTACGGCGGGCTTTCGACCAAAGTCCAGCGAAGCCGGATCTGCAGGCGCAGGCCGCTTCCGGCATAATTCTCCGGCTAACCATCCGGCGCCGTACCGCAGCGCGCCCTCAGCTGGAAGAAGAAGATCCCCTATGACGCAGACGATTACGGTCATCCGTGGCGACGGTATCGGCCCGGAAATCATGGATGCCACCTTGCACGTGCTGGACTCGATGAACCTCGGGTTGCAGTACGAATTCGCCGATGCCGGCCTGGTCGCCCTGGAAAAGCACGGTGAACTGCTGCCGCAGGCCACGCTGGATTCCATCCGCAAGAACCGCATCGCGCTGAAGTCGCCGCTGACCACGCCGGTGGGCGAGGGCTTCTCCTCGATCAACGTCGAACTGCGCAAGCGCTTCGACCTGTACGCCAACGTGCGTCCGGCCAAGTCGTTCCCGAACACCAAGTCGCGCTTCGCCGACGGCGTGGACCTGATCACCGTGCGCGAGAACACCGAAGGCGCGTACATCGGTGAAGGCCAGTCCCTCTCGGAAGACGGCGAAACCGCGCTTTTGACGCAGAAGGTGACCCGTCGCGGCTCCGAGCGCATCGTGCGCTATGCCTTCGAGCTGGCCCGCCGCACCGGCCGCAAGAAGGTCACGGTCGTGCACAAGGCCAACATCCTCAAGTCGACCTCGGGCCTGTTCCTCAAGACCGCGCGTGCGGTGGCGACGGAATATCCGGACATCGAGTGCAACGAGATGATCGTGGACAACACCTGCATGCAGCTGGTGATGCGTCCGGAGCAGTTCGACATCATCGTCACCACCAACCTGTTCGGCGACATCATCTCCGACCTGTGCGCCGGCCTCGTCGGCGGCCTGGGCCTGGCGCCGGGCGCGAACATCGGCACCGATGCGGCGATCTTCGAAGCCGTGCACGGCACCGCGCCGGACATCGCCGGCCAGGGCAAGGCCAATCCGTGCGCGCTGCTGCTGGGCGCGGCGCAGATGCTCGACCACCTGGGCCTGCCGGAAAAGGCGACGAAGCTGCGCGAGGCGATCATCGCCACGCTCGAAGCCAAGGACTCGCTGACGCCGGATCTGGGCGGCACGGGCAATACGCTGTCGTTCGCCAAGGCGATCGCCAGCCGTATCTGATCGGCCTGCACGCCTGATCTTCCGGACGGGGCGCCTTCGGGCGCCCCGTTCTGTTTCGGACGGCCGTACTGGGCGAGACTGGCCGCGCGCATGCTCGGCCTGTGTTCCGCCCATGGCGTCGACACCACCGCCTGCGGACGGCAGAATTCGCGCGCTTTTATTTCATTCGGATGGAAAGATGAACCAAACGGTCCGGCCGAGCGCCCTGGCGCTGACGCCACTGCTGGTGTTTCTGGGCCTGTTCTTCGGCGCCGGCCTGTATTTCACCAGCCACGGCGAGGCCATGGGCTTCTACCAGCTGCGCGCGCCGGTGGCGATCCTGCCGGCGCTGGCGCTGGCGGCGTTCATCGCCTGGCGTCGCGGCCTGAAGCCGCTGGAAACGCTGCTGTCGGGCATGGGCGACCACAACGTCGTGCTGATGTGCCTGATCTTCCTGCTGGCCGGTGGCTTCGTGGAGGTGTCCAAGGCCATCGGCGCGGTGGACGCCATCGTCGCGCTGGGCATCGGTCACGTGCATCCGGCGTTGCTGCTGCCGGGCCTGTTCGTCGTCGCCGGGTTCATCTCGTTGTCGCTGGGCACCTCGATGGGCACCATCGCCGCGGTCGCGCCGATCGCGCTGGGCGTGTCGGATGCCTCCGGGCTGGATCGCGCGCTGGTGCTGGGCGCCGTGATCGGCGGCGCCACCTTCGGCGACAACCTGTCGGTGATCTCCGACACCGCCATCGTCGCCAGCCGTACGCAGGGCTGCACGATGCGCGAGAAATTCCGCGAGAACCTCAAGTTCGCGCTGCCCGCCGCGCTGATCACGGTGGTCGCGCTGGGCTTCATCGGCGAGACCGCGCCGGTTCAGAACCTGGATCCGGTGTCGCCCTGGCTGATCGTGCCGTACATCATCGTCCTCGGCTTGGCGTTGGCGGGCGTCGACGTCATCATCGTGCTCGGCCTGGGTCTGGTGATCGCCGGACTGTTCGGCGCGTTCTTCACCGACGAGTTCGGCGTGGCCGCTTACGCGACCCACATCTGGGAAGGCTTCGAGAGCATGGTGGAAATCACCCTGCTGTCGCTGCTGGTCGGCGGCCTGGGCGCGCTGATGAAAGCCACCGGCGGCCTTGCGTGGCTGGCCACGGTAATCGGGCGTTTTGCACGCGGGCACCGCAGCCGCCGCGCGGGAGAAATCAGCATCGCCACGCTGTCGGCGACCACGGACGTCTTCACCGCGAACAACACCGTGGCCATCCTCATCAGCGGCGGCCTGGCGCGCGACATCGCGCAGCAGCACGGCGTTCCTCCGGCGCGTGCGGCCAGCGTGCTCGACATTTTCGCGTGCGTGACCCAGGGCGTGCTGCCGTACGGCGCGCAGATCCTGCTGGCGGCATCGCTGGGTTCGGTGTCGCCGATCGCGCTTGCCGGCAGCGTGTATTACAGCTGGGTGCTCGGCGCCATCACGCTGGTCGCGATGTTGTGGCCCTCCCGCAAGCCCGAACCGGTGCATTCCGACGCGGCCCCCTGAGGGCCTCGACGAAAAAGGGCGCGGAGTGATCCGCGCCCTTTTCGTTTACGGGATGTCGCCGCTCAGTTGCGCGATTGCAGCTTCGAGAGCAGGCGCAGGAATTCGATGTACAGCCACACCAGCGTGACCATCAGGCCGAACGCCGCATACCACTCCATGTACTTGGGCGCATTCTGCTCGACGCCGCTTTCGATGAAGTCGAAATCGAGCACCAGGTTCAGTGCCGCAATCACCACCACGAACAGGCTGAAACCGATGCCGATCAGGCCGGACTCGTGGATGTACGGTACGCGCACGCCGAAGAAGCTGAGCGCGATCGTCACCAGGTAGACCAGGGCGATGCCGCCGGTCGCGGCGACCACGCCGAGCTTGAAGTTCTCCGTGGCCTTGATCAGCCCCGAACGGTAGGCGAAGAGCAGGGCGAACAGGGTGCCGAAGGTCAGCATCACCGCCTGCATCACGATGCCCGGGAAGCGGTGTTCGAAGATCGCCGAGATCGCGCCGAGGAAGAAGCCCTCGGTCAGCGCGTACATCGGCGCCGTCACCGGGGCCCATTCCTTCTTGAAGATCGTCACCATGGCGAACACGAGGCCGCCGATGATCCCGCCCCAGATGTACGGGCCGGCGCCGACCGCACCGGATTCGGTGAACTGCACCTGGCTCCAGGCGAAGGCCGCCGTGATCACGCACAGCAGCAGCAGCGCGCCGGTCTTGTTGACCGTTCCGTTCAGCGTCATCGCGTCGCCGTCGCGGCGGACCACCGTGCCGCTGGCCAGGTCCAGAAACGTGCTTTCCTTCAACGCGGGATTGCCGCTGCGTCCGATCATTGCCTTCCCCTGTTCCGTGGTGAATTGGAGGGGTGAGGATACAACGCACTCCCACGGCGCCTGCCATGCGTTGACAGCGCCGTGCGGTCCGACCACACTATCCGACCTTTCGCGGCGTTGGCGCGCAACGGAAGTCCCGGCTTCGGGGTATAGCTCAGCCTGGTAGAGCGCCAGCTTTGGGAGCTGGATGTCGTGGGTTCGAATCCCTCTGCCCCGACCATCCGGATCGACGTGGCGGTTTTCGACCGGGCTGTGCCGGCGGTGGTGTCAGTTAAGATGTGCGACTGGCGCCCGTAGCTCAACCGGATAGAGCACCGGCCTTCTAAGCCGGTGGTTGTGGGTTCGAGTCCCGCCGGGCGCGCCAGTTGCGTGACACGTTTTATGGTGGCTGTAGCTCAGTTGGTTAGAGTACTGGATTGTGATTCCAGTTGTCGGGGGTTCGAGTCCCCTCAGCCACCCCAGATTGTTGGCGAAGCACGATTTTGTTGTTATAGTTTCGCTTCTGTTGTTCCGGGCCGTTAGCTCAGTTGGTAGAGCAGTTGACTCTTAATCAATAGGTCCAAGGTTCGAATCCTTGACGGCCCACCAATCCCGGAAAAGCACCTGGTCCCCCAGGTGCTTTTTTCTTTTGCGCGGTCGCGTCCTAGAATGCCGCCGCGGTTAGCGTCAGGGACCGCTCGAAGCGAAAGTGGCGGAATTGGTAGACGCCCTGGATTTAGGTTCCAGTGCCGCAAGGCGTGCGGGTTCGAGTCCCGCCTTTCGCACCAATCCGGGAACGCCGCCGCCTTGCCGCGGCGCCTCCTGCCGCGCTGGCGGCGAGGCCGATAATCGGCGAAACTACTGCGTTCCGCTGGCCGGCGAGCTGATCGCCGCGGCTGCGGTCGGACAGGATCATCAACATCGTGCCGTGGCCGGGGCGCCGCGGTGGCAGGAGTGGATATGCAAGTTTCGGTCGAATCGCTCGGCACCCTCGAACGCCGCATGACTTTCAGCCTTCCGGCGGACCGCCTGGAAGCTCAGGTCGACGGCCGCCTGCGCGAGATTTCGCGTGGCGCGAAGATCAAGGGTTTCCGCCCCGGCAAGGTGCCGGCCAAGGTGATCGAGCAGCGCTTCGGCGCGCAGGTCCGTGCCGAGGTCCTTGACGGACTGCTGCGCGAGGGCTTCAGCAACGCCGTGCGCCAGGAGTCGTTGCAGATCGCCGGCAACCCGCAGATCGTCCCGGCAGCGGACACCGCTGACCAGCTGTCGTACGTGGCGACCTTCGAAGTCGTTCCGGACTTCGGCGACGTCGACGTGACCAAGCTCAACGTCGTGCGCCACACCTCGGAAGTCTCCGCGGCGGACATCGACGCGATGATCGAGAACCTGCGCATGCAGCGCCGCAGCTGGAACCCGGTCGAGCGCGAAGCCGCCACCGGCGATGCGGTCGAGATCGAAACCTGGTCGCAGGCCGGCGACGAGCGCCTGCCCGCCGAAGGCGTCGAGCGTGGTGCCACCGTGCTGGGTTCGGCCGCCATGTTCCCGGCCATCGAAGCCGCGCTGGTCGGCATGAAGGCCGGCGACGAGAAGGTCGCCGACATCGAATTCCCGACCGACTGGCGCGTGCCGCAGTTCGCCGGCCGCACGGTCGCGGTGAACCTGAAGGCCACCCGGGTGTCCGAGTCGGTCCTGCCGGAAGTCGATGCGGCCTTCATCAAGAGCTTCGGCGTGCGCAGCGGCGACGTGGACCAGTTCCGCGCCGACATCCGCTCGAACCTGGAGCGCGAGCTCAAGGGCGCGCTGATGACGCGCCTGCGCCGCGAAGTCGGCGAGCAGCTGATCGCGGTCTACTCGCACGTCGAGATGCCGCCCAAGCTGGTCGAGGGCGAAGCCCGTGGCATGGCCGCGCAGGCCATCGAGACGGCCCGACGTCAGGGCCGTGCCGTCGGTGAGATCCCGGCCGATGCGCACGCCGGCTTCATGGACGCTGCGCGCAAGCGCGTCCTGGTCGGCCTGCTCGTGGGCGAGATCGCCCGCCGCAACGAGCTGCGCCTGGATCCCAAGCGCGTCACCGAGACCATGAACCTCATCGCCTCGACCTACGAGGAGCCGCAGCAGGTCATCGACCTGTACCGCAACGATGCGCAGCTGATGGCCGGGCTGCAGGCCCGCGTGATGGAAGAGCAGG
It includes:
- the ppk1 gene encoding polyphosphate kinase 1, with product MNAAIVDATLESDPLRDSSLYFNRELSQLDFNFRVLAQALDPQVPLLERLRYLCISCTNLDEFFEIRAGTLRHAQDLGVPPGPDGLSPATVLSRIHDRAAQLVQAQYDCWNNVVRPALAEAGVRVMHRDGWSEQQTQWLREYFRDEIMPVLSPLGLDVAHPFPKILNKSLNIVVVLKGKDAFGREGHLAIVRAPRSLPRIIQVPEEVSGGQHDFVFLSAVLSAFVDELFPGMQVKGAYQFRVTRNSELIVDEDEVENLALALRDELVGRGYLRAVRLEIAEQCPDDIVRTLLENFDLTENAVYRINGPVNLNRVTQVYDLVQRPDLKFPPFQPHLLSSMEGMFEKVSEGDVLLHHPFDSFAPVLELLKQAAEDPNVLAIKQTLYRTGKDSSIVDSLVQAARNGKDVTVVVELRARFDEEANLGLADRLQDAGVQVVYGVVGYKTHAKMMLIVRREGRKLRRYVHLGTGNYHSGTARLYTDFGLFTADPDIGNDVHLIFQQLSGLAPTIKLKRLLQSPFTLHAGVLKRIDRETRHAKAGKPARIIAKMNALNEPQVVRALYLASQAGVQIDLIVRGACTLRPGLPGISENIRVRSIVGRFLEHHRVYWFANDGSPDLFCSSADWLERNLLRRIETGFPVLAPELAARVYEEALSNYLADNCSAWTLLPDGDYERVTPAEGAAPHSAQSSLLAKICG
- a CDS encoding carboxymuconolactone decarboxylase family protein — protein: MSTENDRVAEFTAFRKRMNERILAEPNQVVRRFFALDTQTYQAGALDVKTKELLGLVASMVLRCDDCISYHVAQCKEAGVNRDEMFEAFSVGLVVGGSIVIPHLRRAVDFLDRLEQGEATAPDGHDHG
- a CDS encoding M48 family metalloprotease, producing the protein MRRIALLTAALTLAVASVCAPAQEANLPDIGSSAGELLTPRQQEEYGAMMLAQLRHYDYLLEDPLIDSWLDTLGTRLAANSDRPRQPFTFFMLRERQINAFATLGGYIGVNSGLILAADREDEVAGVLSHEIAHVTQQHVLRGAERAQRDQLPILLAMLGAIVAAQAAGGNSSDDAAQAAMAGAMGLMQQRQIDYTRSNESEADRLGIQTLARSDYDPEAMADFFTIMQARSRSNGANYWGESPDWLMTHPVTITRITEAKERAARIRRERGTSEVCVRDPDGPAQCNKESAPRPQFPSEGTVNPLLPPGLTANLAGAASGAGGTGRFDYARERLRVLSANTPADAIREYERMGDESKRSDAQRYGLAFARLKASQAPAAATELNTLLQRHPGDTWLTLALAEAEAKSGRAASADARFESLLRQTPTNRAVVLTYADVLAERNTAEAGKRAQAILRPLLGSSANDAIFQRLFARTCEIAGDPVRAGEAYAEAAYLNGRPEQALVQLNTLKRRADLDYYARARIEARIAAITPTVLELKRQGVRDEELGRR
- the phoB gene encoding phosphate regulon transcriptional regulator PhoB, which gives rise to MQKRILIVEDEPAIRDMVSFALRKGEYEPVHAGDAREAQAAIADRVPDLILLDWMLPGTSGLELARRWRKDQLTREIPIIMLTARGEENDRVGGLEAGVDDYVVKPFSARELLARIRAVLRRSREDDEDGSVAVGPLRIDGAAHRVFAHVAEGDQPVQIGPTEYRLLHFFMTHPERVYTRTQLLDHVWGGSVYVEERTVDVHIRRLRKTLEPHQLDGMVQTVRGAGYRFSASVEA
- the phoR gene encoding phosphate regulon sensor histidine kinase PhoR, with translation MPPRARSAWFRTLGQLALILATAAVVGLLIGYPWPVVTLAALGVVAWHYWRLRHVLLRLTARQRLQPPLGEGIWNELDRLLHRSQQEMRARKKRLIEMLRAYRAAAAAMPDAIVVVERNSQRIQWFNESATGLLQLRYPRDIGAPLAQRLQPLQLSHWLASGRNAETLEVASPWLPAATLSLRLIPYSDDLWMLVARDVSRLLQLEQMRRDFVANVSHELRTPLTVVHGYLDMLDPDEHPDWAPMLAEMQRQSQRMTQLVEDLLMLSRLESQESLPGEETVAMAPMLATLRREAVALSQGRHEVILEDAAGVDLWGSNKELHSAFSNLVSNAVRYTPAGGTIRIRFRPEDKGVVLEVVDSGYGIPPAHLPRITERFYRVSTSRSRESGGTGLGLSIVKHVLNLHQARLEITSEVGRGSTFSCHFGAERVRPREDFAHSLEALP
- the grxC gene encoding glutaredoxin 3, which produces MPASRAHIRPQPHPRVHTQEFRLSSTASTPVADTAAKGPEIVIYTTAICPYCVAAKNFLKSKGREWTEVRIDLEPAEREKMVARARRTSVPQIFIGDTHVGGYDDMIALHRSGGLEPLLAG